The Argiope bruennichi chromosome 9, qqArgBrue1.1, whole genome shotgun sequence genome contains a region encoding:
- the LOC129984512 gene encoding essential MCU regulator, mitochondrial-like, which yields MASKLLRLASNIYMMNYPLKKMTTVPIRHAVTSETGAVLPKPEKMPFGPVRVLLTVLPGLYLGATISKEGAAFLEENDIFVPDEDDDED from the coding sequence ATGGCTAGCAAGCTGTTGAGACTTGCATctaatatttatatgatgaattatcctttaaagaaaatgactACAGTACCCATACGACATGCTGTAACATCAGAAACTGGTGCAGTACTTCCTAAGCCAGAGAAAATGCCTTTCGGTCCGGTTCGTGTTCTATTGACTGTTTTACCTGGCTTGTACCTTGGAGCAACGATTAGTAAAGAAGGCGCTgcttttcttgaagaaaatgatatatttgtgcCTGATGAAGATGACGACGAAGATTGA